One genomic region from Glaciimonas sp. PAMC28666 encodes:
- the nirD gene encoding nitrite reductase small subunit NirD gives MHSDPQLDNWVAVCELNEIVPNTGVCALINGAQVALFHVIDGADRVFAISNFDPHAQASVLSRGLVGNLGERIVVASPMYKQHFDLQTGECLEYPEHSVSAYPTRVVDGKVWVGV, from the coding sequence ATGCATAGCGATCCTCAATTGGATAACTGGGTTGCCGTTTGTGAACTCAACGAGATCGTGCCAAACACCGGTGTATGCGCATTGATTAACGGTGCGCAAGTTGCGCTATTTCACGTCATCGATGGCGCAGACCGTGTCTTTGCGATTAGTAATTTCGATCCGCATGCACAGGCTTCGGTGTTGTCTCGCGGCCTGGTCGGCAATCTGGGCGAACGCATCGTTGTGGCGTCTCCGATGTACAAGCAACATTTTGATTTGCAAACAGGAGAATGCCTGGAATATCCGGAACATTCTGTCAGTGCCTATCCGACGCGGGTTGTGGATGGGAAGGTCTGGGTCGGCGTATGA